In Gemmatimonadaceae bacterium, one DNA window encodes the following:
- a CDS encoding PD40 domain-containing protein codes for MSTRRFTLAAAALCALSAPIPTLAAQGGPSASGAAATTLPLKTARTHRFTATEGTWMSLDVSPDGQTIVFDLLGDLYTLPIAGGKATRLTKGMAYDVQPRFSPDGRRVVFVSDRSGGDNVWVLSLDGKDTLQLTKGNNNLYVSPEWTPDGQYIVASRAGGLGGAHKLWMYHVDGGNGVALSATPTPPANLKMLGAAYGADPRFLWFAARQGDWQYNALGPQYQIYSWDRETGRTAQMTTRFGSGFRPALSPDGKYAVYASRFETQTGLVIRDLGSSEEKWLAFPVQRDETESRAPMDAYPGFSFTPDSRAVVVFYGGGIWRVPVDGSAPTRIPFEADVELEMGPEVMFQYRVDTTSTFTARQVRDLAPSPDGTKLAFSSVGKIYVMDLPNGTPQRVSAATTGEFMPAWSADSRSLVWVTWNDQTGGSLVKATTARRGWTTQTLASGALYFDPAWSPAGDRIVVTRAASREMQEAGGAFFGPAAAEFVWMPANGGDATSIMPTSGLGNPHFANAADRIYAYSRREGLVSFRWDGTDLQNHLRVTGPMPPGAGGPLTLDAGNDMQAAMIQGGRAARPLTSAEPRAYDITRNTPMSQSHLGDDHELENNPTPPAAGLIQVSPTGTQALASVGMDFYVVTIPQTGANAPTVSVANPASAPVPVRKLNEVGGEFPAWSGDGRKVMWGLGNAVWTYDIDRAKVVEDSLKADARRVAAIRADTTKKDSLARADSIAKADTTKKEKPGYKPAEQRISVSVPRDKPQGSVVLRGGKAITMRGREIIENADIVIRDERIVAIGARGQVQVPTGARIIDVSGKVIMPGMVDTHYHPQWLTPGVHNTQTWQYLATLAYGTTTTRDPQTATTDFLTYGDRVAMGEMIGPRIYTTGPGVFSAENVRDLDHARQIMKRYATYYDTKTLKMYMSGNRQQRQWLIQAARELEIMPTTEGGLDQKLNLTHGIDGYPGIEHTLPITPKFADVFEWYKATGTYNSPTLIVEYGGPFGEGWFYQTEDLANDLKLRTFTHPIDLAGKIRRRGTGNAPGPAGFALREEYAMWQHGADIAKTVAAGGRIGVGSHGQLQGLGMHWELWLIASGGLPNHDALRAATIVGAEAIGLATDIGSLEVGKLADLLVLDRDPLSEIRNSNSIAMVMLGGRLYDANTLNEVYPRQRTLPRQPWAYQPPSTRAGIGMR; via the coding sequence ATGTCGACTCGCCGGTTTACCCTGGCGGCCGCTGCGCTCTGCGCGCTCTCCGCCCCGATCCCGACGCTCGCTGCCCAAGGCGGTCCCAGCGCCTCGGGCGCGGCCGCTACCACCCTGCCCCTGAAGACGGCTCGCACCCACCGCTTCACGGCCACCGAAGGCACCTGGATGTCGCTCGACGTCTCGCCCGACGGCCAGACGATCGTGTTCGATTTGCTCGGCGACCTCTACACCCTGCCGATCGCCGGCGGCAAGGCCACGCGCCTGACCAAGGGCATGGCCTACGACGTGCAACCGCGCTTCTCGCCGGATGGCAGGCGCGTGGTGTTCGTCTCCGACCGCAGCGGCGGCGACAACGTCTGGGTCCTCTCGCTCGACGGCAAGGACACGCTGCAGCTGACCAAGGGCAACAACAACCTCTACGTCTCGCCGGAGTGGACGCCCGACGGCCAGTACATCGTGGCCTCCCGTGCGGGCGGCCTGGGCGGCGCGCACAAGCTCTGGATGTACCACGTGGACGGCGGCAACGGCGTGGCGCTCTCCGCGACGCCCACCCCACCGGCCAACCTCAAGATGCTCGGCGCTGCCTACGGCGCCGACCCGCGGTTCCTCTGGTTCGCCGCACGGCAGGGCGACTGGCAGTACAACGCGCTCGGCCCCCAATACCAGATCTACAGCTGGGACCGTGAGACGGGCCGCACCGCGCAGATGACCACGCGCTTTGGGTCGGGCTTCCGGCCGGCGCTCTCACCGGACGGCAAGTACGCCGTCTATGCCTCGCGCTTCGAGACCCAGACGGGCCTCGTGATCCGCGACCTCGGCAGCAGCGAGGAGAAGTGGCTGGCCTTCCCGGTGCAGCGCGACGAGACCGAGTCTCGCGCGCCGATGGACGCCTACCCGGGCTTCTCCTTCACGCCCGATTCGCGTGCCGTCGTGGTGTTCTACGGCGGCGGCATCTGGCGCGTGCCCGTGGACGGCAGTGCCCCCACGCGAATCCCCTTCGAGGCGGACGTCGAGTTGGAGATGGGTCCAGAGGTGATGTTCCAATACCGCGTGGACACCACCAGCACGTTCACCGCACGTCAGGTGCGCGATCTCGCACCGTCGCCGGACGGGACCAAGCTCGCGTTCTCGTCGGTGGGCAAGATCTACGTGATGGACCTGCCCAATGGCACGCCGCAGCGGGTCAGCGCGGCCACGACCGGCGAGTTCATGCCGGCCTGGTCGGCCGACTCGCGCAGCCTTGTCTGGGTGACCTGGAACGACCAGACCGGCGGTTCGCTCGTGAAGGCGACCACGGCCCGCCGTGGCTGGACCACGCAGACACTGGCGTCCGGGGCGCTCTACTTCGACCCCGCCTGGTCGCCGGCCGGTGACCGGATTGTCGTGACGCGGGCCGCCTCGCGCGAGATGCAGGAGGCGGGAGGCGCGTTCTTCGGACCGGCCGCCGCAGAGTTTGTGTGGATGCCGGCCAACGGAGGCGACGCCACGTCCATCATGCCCACGAGCGGCCTCGGCAACCCGCATTTTGCGAATGCCGCAGATCGCATTTACGCGTACAGCCGGCGCGAGGGACTCGTCTCGTTCCGCTGGGACGGCACCGACCTGCAGAACCACCTGCGCGTGACAGGCCCGATGCCGCCGGGCGCGGGCGGGCCGCTCACGCTCGACGCCGGCAACGACATGCAGGCCGCGATGATCCAGGGCGGCCGCGCGGCGCGTCCGCTCACGAGCGCGGAGCCGCGGGCCTACGACATCACGCGCAATACGCCGATGTCGCAGTCGCACCTGGGCGACGACCACGAGCTCGAGAACAACCCGACGCCGCCAGCGGCCGGCCTCATTCAGGTCTCGCCGACGGGCACGCAGGCGCTGGCCTCGGTGGGCATGGACTTCTATGTGGTCACCATCCCGCAGACGGGCGCCAACGCGCCGACGGTCAGCGTGGCCAACCCTGCCAGCGCGCCGGTCCCGGTGCGCAAGCTCAACGAGGTCGGAGGGGAGTTTCCGGCATGGAGCGGCGATGGCCGCAAGGTGATGTGGGGCCTGGGCAACGCCGTGTGGACTTACGACATTGACCGCGCCAAGGTGGTCGAGGACTCCCTCAAGGCCGATGCGCGCCGCGTGGCCGCCATCCGGGCGGACACCACCAAGAAGGACTCTTTGGCCCGTGCCGATAGCATCGCCAAGGCCGACACGACCAAGAAGGAGAAGCCGGGCTACAAGCCAGCGGAGCAGCGCATCAGCGTCAGCGTGCCCCGCGACAAGCCGCAGGGCTCGGTCGTGCTGCGCGGCGGCAAGGCCATCACCATGCGCGGCCGCGAGATCATCGAGAACGCCGACATCGTGATCCGCGACGAACGCATCGTGGCCATCGGCGCCCGCGGCCAGGTGCAGGTGCCGACGGGGGCGCGCATCATCGACGTCTCCGGCAAGGTCATCATGCCGGGCATGGTGGACACGCACTACCACCCACAGTGGCTCACGCCGGGCGTCCACAACACCCAGACCTGGCAGTATCTCGCCACCTTGGCCTACGGCACGACAACCACGCGCGACCCCCAGACGGCCACCACGGACTTCCTGACGTATGGCGACCGTGTGGCGATGGGGGAGATGATCGGCCCGCGCATCTACACCACGGGTCCGGGCGTCTTCTCGGCCGAGAACGTGCGCGACCTGGACCACGCGCGGCAGATCATGAAGCGCTACGCCACCTACTACGACACCAAGACGCTCAAGATGTACATGAGCGGCAACCGTCAGCAGAGGCAGTGGCTGATCCAGGCGGCGAGGGAGCTGGAGATCATGCCCACGACGGAAGGTGGGCTGGACCAGAAGCTCAACCTGACGCACGGCATCGACGGCTACCCGGGCATCGAACACACCCTGCCCATCACGCCGAAGTTCGCGGATGTGTTCGAGTGGTACAAGGCGACGGGCACCTACAACTCGCCCACCCTCATCGTCGAATACGGCGGACCGTTCGGCGAAGGCTGGTTCTATCAGACCGAGGACCTCGCGAACGATCTCAAGCTTCGCACGTTCACGCATCCAATCGACCTCGCGGGCAAGATTCGACGCCGCGGCACGGGGAACGCACCCGGACCCGCCGGCTTCGCGCTGCGTGAGGAGTACGCGATGTGGCAGCACGGCGCGGACATCGCCAAGACGGTCGCGGCCGGCGGCAGGATCGGCGTCGGCTCACACGGCCAGCTGCAGGGACTCGGCATGCACTGGGAGCTGTGGCTCATCGCCAGCGGTGGTCTGCCGAACCACGATGCCCTGCGCGCCGCCACGATTGTGGGCGCCGAGGCCATCGGGCTGGCGACGGACATCGGGTCGCTGGAGGTCGGCAAGCTTGCCGACCTGCTGGTGCTGGACCGCGATCCGCTGAGCGAGATCCGCAACTCGAACAGCATCGCGATGGTGATGCTGGGTGGGCGGCTCTACGACGCGAACACGCTGAACGAGGTCTACCCGCGCCAGCGGACGCTACCCCGCCAGCCTTGGGCGTATCAGCCGCCCTCGACGCGCGCGGGCATTGGCATGCGGTAG